A stretch of the Sphingobacterium thalpophilum genome encodes the following:
- the serC gene encoding 3-phosphoserine/phosphohydroxythreonine transaminase — MKHNFGAGPCILPKEVFQQASEAVIDFNNTGLSILEISHRSKEFEAVIDEATQLVRELLAVPQGYSILFLQGGASLQFAMAPLNLLPEGGKAAYLDTGVWATKALKEAKKFGTVDVVASSIDKNYAYIPKGYSIPKDAAYFHYTANNTIYGTEVFERPATDLPVVVDMSSDIFSREINVADYDLIYAGAQKNMGPAGVTLVIVKDDILGKSGRVLPSMLDYQLHINGGSMYNTPPVYSIFVSMLNLRWLKAKGGVAVLEQENIIKARALYDEIDRNPFFKGTAAIEDRSRMNVTFVMDSPELEAEFLALAKERNLIGIKGHRSVGGFRASIYNALPLSSVNALIDAMKEFEDTHQ, encoded by the coding sequence ATGAAACATAATTTTGGAGCAGGTCCATGTATTCTGCCAAAGGAAGTATTTCAACAAGCCTCAGAAGCTGTAATTGATTTTAACAACACTGGTTTATCAATTTTAGAGATTTCTCACCGTTCCAAAGAGTTTGAAGCAGTGATAGACGAAGCGACGCAGCTAGTACGTGAATTATTGGCTGTACCACAAGGGTATTCGATCCTTTTCCTGCAGGGGGGGGCGAGCCTACAATTCGCTATGGCGCCTTTAAACTTGTTGCCTGAAGGTGGCAAGGCTGCCTATCTAGATACAGGTGTATGGGCTACCAAAGCTTTAAAAGAAGCGAAAAAATTTGGTACTGTAGATGTTGTAGCATCTTCCATTGATAAAAACTACGCTTACATTCCAAAAGGTTATTCTATTCCGAAGGATGCCGCCTATTTTCACTATACGGCGAATAATACAATTTATGGCACGGAAGTGTTCGAAAGACCCGCGACAGATCTACCCGTAGTCGTTGATATGTCTTCTGATATCTTTTCGCGCGAGATCAATGTGGCCGATTACGACCTGATCTATGCAGGTGCGCAAAAAAACATGGGTCCTGCTGGCGTGACTTTGGTCATTGTAAAAGACGATATTTTGGGTAAGTCCGGCCGTGTACTACCTTCTATGCTTGATTATCAGTTGCATATCAATGGTGGCTCCATGTATAATACACCTCCTGTATATTCAATTTTTGTTTCTATGCTAAACTTACGTTGGCTTAAAGCAAAAGGCGGTGTAGCTGTATTGGAGCAGGAAAATATCATCAAAGCTCGTGCACTGTACGATGAAATTGATCGCAATCCTTTCTTCAAGGGTACGGCTGCCATCGAGGATCGCTCGCGCATGAATGTAACCTTTGTCATGGATTCCCCAGAACTGGAAGCTGAGTTTCTGGCTTTGGCTAAAGAGCGTAATCTTATCGGCATTAAGGGACACCGTTCAGTAGGTGGTTTTAGAGCTTCGATTTACAATGCATTGCCGCTGAGTAGCGTAAATGCACTGATCGATGCCATGAAGGAGTTTGAAGACACACATCAATAA
- the icd gene encoding NADP-dependent isocitrate dehydrogenase has protein sequence MSNKITMSTTGTLHVPDFPTIPFIIGDGIGPDLWHAAVRVFDKAVEKAYQGQRRVSWKEVLAGEKAFNETGEWLPQATLDILREYLVGIKGPLTTPVGGGIRSLNVALRKDLDLYVCQRPTKWFEGVPSPVRHPEYVDMVIFRENTEDIYAGIEFQAGSPESNKLQDFLHDELNIAYNFSTTTGVGVKLVSEEGSKRLVRAAIEHAVHHKLPSVTIVHKGNIMKYTEGAFKIWAYEVAESEFADQTYTWGQWERTKADKGDEAANQQQNEALASGKILIKDIIADNFLQQILLNPRDFSVVATLNLNGDYISDALAAMVGGIGIAPGANINFKTGHAVFEATHGTAPRFANTNTMNPSSVILSGVMMFEYLGWTEVAQTIVKALGETILAKTVTVDFYNLMQDATLVKTSEFADRIIEKI, from the coding sequence ATGTCAAATAAGATCACAATGTCCACCACGGGAACTTTACATGTTCCGGATTTTCCAACAATTCCTTTTATTATCGGTGATGGTATAGGCCCCGACTTATGGCATGCCGCAGTCCGTGTTTTTGATAAGGCAGTAGAGAAAGCCTACCAAGGCCAACGAAGAGTCTCATGGAAAGAAGTACTGGCCGGAGAGAAGGCGTTTAATGAAACGGGAGAGTGGCTGCCTCAGGCAACATTGGATATTTTAAGGGAATATCTGGTGGGGATCAAAGGTCCTTTGACAACACCTGTCGGCGGTGGTATTCGCTCGCTGAATGTTGCATTACGCAAGGACCTGGATCTGTATGTGTGCCAGCGTCCCACAAAATGGTTTGAGGGGGTACCCTCGCCGGTTAGACATCCTGAATATGTGGATATGGTTATTTTCCGTGAAAATACAGAGGATATTTACGCTGGGATAGAGTTTCAGGCGGGGAGTCCTGAGTCAAATAAACTGCAGGACTTTTTGCATGACGAATTGAATATTGCCTATAACTTTTCGACGACCACCGGCGTAGGCGTCAAATTGGTATCAGAGGAGGGATCCAAACGGTTGGTTCGAGCGGCAATCGAACATGCTGTACATCATAAATTACCATCGGTGACAATTGTCCATAAAGGTAATATCATGAAATATACAGAGGGTGCATTCAAAATATGGGCGTATGAGGTTGCGGAGTCGGAGTTCGCCGATCAGACCTACACTTGGGGCCAATGGGAGCGTACGAAAGCAGACAAGGGCGACGAGGCAGCTAATCAACAGCAAAACGAAGCCTTAGCTTCCGGTAAGATACTGATCAAGGATATCATCGCGGATAATTTTTTGCAGCAGATCTTGCTCAATCCGCGGGATTTTTCAGTGGTCGCTACGCTCAATCTCAATGGGGACTATATTTCTGATGCCTTGGCAGCTATGGTTGGCGGAATCGGCATCGCACCGGGGGCCAATATTAATTTCAAAACTGGACATGCCGTGTTCGAAGCAACCCATGGCACTGCGCCCCGATTTGCCAACACCAACACTATGAATCCTTCGTCCGTTATTCTCAGTGGTGTCATGATGTTTGAATACCTTGGCTGGACAGAAGTTGCACAGACCATTGTAAAGGCATTAGGCGAAACCATTTTGGCCAAAACCGTAACAGTTGATTTTTATAATCTCATGCAGGACGCGACTCTGGTCAAAACCAGCGAATTTGCGGATCGGATTATCGAAAAAATATAA
- a CDS encoding aspartate kinase, with the protein MKVLKFGGTSVGSAARIKGLLDIVNPSERQIVVLSAVAGTTNALVEIGQAYSAGKKDEAKDLIKQHKDKYEDLIKELFNTEAGYKNGKELIDYHFNLISSLANELFTPIEEKIILAQGELLSTTLWHFYLNEIGVSSVLLPALDFMKIDEDNEPMVEYIGEKLGHILAQYPDNSLFITQGYICRNSFGEIDNLRRGGSDYTASLIGAAIRADEVQIWTDIDGMHNNDPRVVKGTTPIAHLSFDEAAELAYFGAKILHPQSVFPAQKYNVPVRLLNTMEPNAKGTLISKDGAQKGCIRAIAAKDGITAIHIHSSRMLLAYGFLRRVFEIFERYKTPIDMITTSEVAVSLTIDDTTNLTDIIKEVEDFGTVTVDGEQTIVCVVGDFGLNSHGYAARVLDAVKHLPVRMISYGGSDFNVSILLNSDHKTEALRSLHNRLF; encoded by the coding sequence ATGAAAGTTTTAAAATTTGGTGGTACTTCAGTAGGAAGTGCAGCACGTATCAAAGGGTTGTTGGATATCGTAAACCCTTCCGAGCGTCAGATTGTCGTGTTGTCCGCAGTTGCTGGAACGACAAATGCTTTAGTAGAAATTGGTCAAGCTTATTCAGCAGGTAAGAAGGACGAAGCTAAGGATTTGATCAAGCAGCATAAGGATAAGTACGAAGACCTTATTAAGGAACTTTTTAATACTGAAGCAGGCTATAAGAATGGTAAAGAGCTAATCGACTACCATTTTAATTTAATCTCCAGTCTGGCAAACGAGTTGTTTACACCGATTGAGGAGAAAATCATCCTGGCACAGGGCGAACTCCTGTCTACCACATTATGGCATTTCTATCTCAACGAAATAGGAGTATCCTCTGTACTGTTACCGGCGCTGGACTTCATGAAAATTGATGAGGACAATGAACCAATGGTAGAATATATCGGTGAGAAATTGGGACATATTCTGGCTCAATATCCCGACAATAGCCTGTTCATCACACAGGGTTATATTTGTAGAAACTCATTCGGCGAAATCGATAACCTTCGTCGGGGTGGATCTGATTATACAGCTTCGCTGATCGGGGCGGCCATCCGTGCTGATGAGGTCCAGATCTGGACAGATATCGACGGTATGCACAACAATGACCCGCGTGTCGTGAAAGGTACGACTCCAATAGCGCACCTCAGCTTCGATGAAGCCGCAGAACTAGCTTATTTCGGCGCGAAGATACTTCACCCGCAGTCTGTATTCCCTGCGCAGAAGTACAACGTTCCAGTACGTCTGCTTAATACGATGGAACCTAATGCAAAAGGTACATTGATTAGTAAAGACGGTGCTCAAAAGGGCTGTATCCGGGCAATTGCCGCTAAAGATGGCATCACCGCGATTCATATCCATTCTTCACGTATGTTGTTGGCTTATGGTTTCCTACGTCGTGTGTTTGAAATATTTGAACGGTATAAAACACCGATTGATATGATTACAACCTCGGAGGTCGCGGTGTCTCTTACCATCGATGATACCACTAATTTGACAGATATTATTAAAGAGGTCGAAGATTTTGGGACGGTTACGGTTGATGGTGAGCAGACAATTGTCTGTGTGGTCGGTGATTTTGGACTCAACAGCCACGGCTATGCTGCACGTGTGCTCGATGCAGTAAAACACCTCCCTGTGCGTATGATTTCCTATGGTGGATCTGATTTCAACGTTTCCATTTTGCTGAACTCCGATCATAAAACAGAGGCTTTACGTTCATTGCACAATCGTTTATTTTAA
- a CDS encoding prolipoprotein diacylglyceryl transferase produces the protein MFTAIEFPATIDLFGKTFLLHPFMEGLGMFVGMRYYQFLKWNDKESLGHTHSLLILIAAALGALVGSHLVGSLERPAELLAASNIWRYIWFNNTIVGGLAGGLIAVELMKKIIGKKESTGDRMVFPLIAAIAIGRIGCFYTGVFEQTYGLPTDCPLGMYLGDDYKRHPVALYEIAFLIMLFVALQTFTRKYRYQSGVLFQLFMVSYFSFRFLLDFIKPRDVIFFHCSTIQITCLIVMIYYIYLLNTINVQKRG, from the coding sequence ATGTTTACAGCGATTGAATTTCCGGCGACCATCGATTTATTCGGTAAGACGTTCCTTTTGCACCCATTTATGGAAGGGCTGGGGATGTTTGTCGGTATGCGCTATTACCAGTTTTTGAAATGGAACGATAAAGAAAGCTTAGGACATACCCATTCGCTGCTGATCCTGATAGCAGCGGCTTTGGGCGCGCTGGTCGGCTCTCATTTGGTCGGCTCTCTGGAGCGTCCGGCTGAATTGTTGGCAGCTTCAAATATCTGGCGATATATTTGGTTCAATAATACGATTGTCGGTGGGCTGGCTGGTGGACTCATCGCGGTTGAATTGATGAAGAAAATCATAGGAAAGAAGGAAAGTACCGGTGACAGAATGGTATTTCCCTTGATCGCTGCGATCGCCATCGGACGGATCGGCTGTTTCTATACAGGTGTTTTTGAACAGACTTATGGTCTGCCGACGGACTGTCCACTGGGGATGTATCTGGGGGATGATTATAAGCGACATCCGGTAGCATTGTACGAAATTGCTTTTCTGATCATGCTGTTTGTTGCTCTTCAGACATTTACGCGAAAATACCGATATCAGAGCGGTGTGCTCTTTCAGCTTTTCATGGTCAGTTACTTTAGTTTTCGCTTTTTATTGGATTTTATCAAACCACGTGATGTTATTTTTTTTCATTGTAGCACCATACAGATCACCTGTCTTATCGTGATGATTTATTATATTTATTTACTAAACACGATAAACGTACAAAA
- a CDS encoding D-2-hydroxyacid dehydrogenase — MKILANDGIDPLGKKMLEEAGHSVDTNHIPQEELAVKLPAYDAITVRSATKVRQPLIDACPNLKVIGRGGVGMDNIDVEYARSKGIAVVNTPAASSLSVAELVFAHLLNGVRFLYDSNRKMPVEGNTKFGALKKAYGAGTELRGKTIGIVGFGRIGREVAKIALGLGMDVVYTDLFEGPKTLTIELSGGIKVDVPIRQVEKSELLQVADFISLHVPFLDAPAIGAAEFPLLKDGVGLVNASRGGVIDELELLKALDAGKVAFAGLDVFDNEPTPREEILKHPKISLTPHIGAATNEAQERIGEELAGLLIENLKK, encoded by the coding sequence ATGAAAATATTAGCGAATGACGGCATTGATCCACTAGGAAAGAAAATGTTGGAAGAGGCCGGTCATAGTGTAGATACAAATCACATCCCACAAGAAGAATTAGCGGTGAAGCTGCCTGCCTATGATGCTATCACTGTGCGCAGCGCAACCAAAGTACGCCAACCGTTAATTGATGCCTGTCCTAATCTGAAAGTAATCGGCCGTGGTGGAGTCGGCATGGATAATATTGACGTAGAATATGCCCGTTCCAAGGGGATAGCTGTCGTCAATACGCCGGCAGCATCCTCCCTGTCTGTTGCAGAATTAGTATTTGCACATTTATTGAATGGTGTACGATTTTTATACGATTCGAATCGCAAAATGCCTGTTGAAGGCAATACAAAGTTTGGCGCTTTGAAAAAAGCTTATGGCGCTGGTACTGAATTGCGTGGCAAAACAATAGGTATTGTTGGATTTGGACGTATTGGCCGCGAGGTTGCAAAAATTGCACTTGGGCTAGGTATGGATGTTGTGTACACAGACCTATTTGAAGGTCCTAAAACATTGACCATCGAACTCTCTGGAGGTATAAAGGTAGACGTACCGATCAGACAGGTTGAAAAAAGTGAGCTGCTGCAAGTAGCTGATTTCATTTCTTTGCATGTACCGTTTTTAGATGCTCCAGCGATTGGTGCTGCGGAATTTCCATTGTTGAAGGATGGTGTGGGACTAGTGAATGCTTCACGGGGCGGTGTAATTGATGAATTGGAATTGCTGAAGGCGCTTGACGCAGGCAAAGTTGCGTTTGCAGGGCTTGATGTTTTCGATAACGAACCGACACCACGTGAGGAAATATTGAAACATCCAAAGATCTCGTTAACACCGCACATTGGGGCAGCTACTAACGAAGCGCAGGAAAGAATCGGCGAAGAGTTAGCCGGTTTGTTGATCGAAAATTTGAAGAAGTAA
- the lysA gene encoding diaminopimelate decarboxylase: MINTDIATKFADRETPFYYYDMDVLARTLEAAHEASQKRGFHVHYALKANFNDVLLKRIQEIGFGADCVSGNEVRKAIECGFTPQNITFAGVGKSDKEINYALTQQIFAFNVESIQELEVINELASKQGVKANVALRINPNVDAHTHHYITTGLDENKFGVPNADLEKCASVLKKCEFIELVGLHFHVGSQITDMTVFKSLCVKVNEWKNWFEERGTQIRVLNVGGGLGIDYKNPDSNSIPDFEAYFDIFDRFLERKPYQEVHFELGRALVAQCGSLISRVLYVKNGVKKNFLVLDAGMTELMRPALYQAYHKIENLSAVETEESLNYDVVGPICESSDCFGKEVPLPDSGRGDLIAIRSAGAYGEVMASRYNLREEIRFVYSDQL; this comes from the coding sequence ATGATTAATACAGATATTGCAACAAAATTTGCTGACAGAGAGACACCATTTTACTACTACGATATGGATGTGCTGGCACGGACCTTGGAGGCAGCGCATGAAGCATCGCAGAAAAGGGGATTCCACGTTCATTATGCACTTAAGGCTAATTTCAATGATGTGTTGCTGAAACGCATACAGGAGATCGGATTTGGCGCTGACTGCGTCAGCGGAAATGAGGTAAGGAAGGCAATAGAATGTGGATTTACTCCTCAGAATATCACTTTTGCTGGGGTTGGAAAGTCAGACAAGGAAATCAACTATGCCCTTACACAACAGATTTTTGCCTTCAACGTCGAATCTATCCAAGAACTCGAAGTCATTAACGAGCTGGCATCAAAACAAGGTGTAAAAGCCAATGTAGCTTTGCGTATCAATCCCAATGTGGATGCGCACACGCATCATTATATTACGACTGGTCTTGATGAAAATAAATTTGGGGTGCCAAATGCCGATCTTGAAAAATGTGCTTCGGTACTAAAAAAGTGTGAATTTATCGAACTGGTGGGGCTGCATTTCCATGTAGGATCGCAGATTACCGATATGACTGTGTTTAAAAGCCTATGCGTAAAAGTCAACGAATGGAAAAACTGGTTCGAGGAGCGTGGAACACAGATCCGTGTACTGAACGTAGGTGGCGGATTGGGAATCGACTATAAAAATCCTGACAGTAATTCTATTCCGGATTTTGAAGCTTATTTCGATATCTTTGACCGTTTCCTGGAGAGAAAACCATATCAGGAAGTCCATTTTGAATTAGGCAGAGCTCTGGTTGCACAATGTGGCAGCTTGATAAGCCGGGTACTTTATGTTAAAAATGGTGTAAAAAAGAATTTCCTCGTTCTGGATGCGGGGATGACTGAGCTTATGCGACCGGCCCTATATCAGGCTTATCACAAGATCGAAAATCTCAGTGCTGTTGAGACCGAGGAATCCCTGAATTATGATGTCGTCGGGCCCATCTGTGAGTCTTCAGACTGCTTTGGTAAAGAAGTCCCGCTGCCGGATTCTGGACGTGGTGATCTTATTGCCATCCGTTCCGCTGGAGCTTATGGAGAGGTAATGGCCTCCCGTTATAATTTGAGGGAAGAAATCAGATTTGTCTATAGCGATCAGTTATAA